Proteins co-encoded in one Dasypus novemcinctus isolate mDasNov1 chromosome 18, mDasNov1.1.hap2, whole genome shotgun sequence genomic window:
- the PSMD7 gene encoding 26S proteasome non-ATPase regulatory subunit 7: MPELAVQKVVVHPLVLLSVVDHFNRIGKVGNQKRVVGVLLGSWQKKVLDVSNSFAVPFDEDDKDDSVWFLDHDYLENMYGMFKKVNARERIVGWYHTGPKLHKNDIAINELMKRYCPNSVLVIIDVKPKDLGLPTEAYISVEEVHDDGTPTSKTFEHVTSEIGAEEAEEVGVEHLLRDIKDTTVGTLSQRITNQVHGLKGLNSKLLDIRSYLEKVATGKLPINHQIIYQLQDVFNLLPDVSLQEFVKAFYLKTNDQMVVVYLASLIRSVVALHNLINNKIANRDAEKKEGQEKEESKKDRKDDKEKEKDKEKSDVKKEEKKEKK; encoded by the exons ATGCCGGAGCTGGCGGTGCAGAAGGTGGTGGTCCATCCCCTGGTGCTGCTCAGTGTGGTGGATCACTTCAACCG AATAGGCAAGGTTGGAAACCAGAAGCGTGTTGTTGGTGTTCTTTTGGGGTCATGGCAAAAGAAAGTATTAGATGTATCCAACAGTTTTGCAG ttccCTTTGATGAAGATGACAAAGATGATTCTGTCTGGTTTTTAGACCATGACTATTTAGAAAACATGTATGGAATGTTTAAGAAAGTCAATG CCAGAGAAAGAATAGTTGGGTGGTACCACACTGGCCCTAAACTACACAAAAATGACATCGCTATCAATGAACTCATGAAAAGATACTGCCCTAATTCA GTATTGGTCATTATTGATGTGAAGCCGAAGGACCTGGGGCTGCCCACAGAAGCATATATTTCAGTGGAAGAAGTTCATGAT GATGgaactccaacctcaaaaacaTTTGAGCATGTAACCAGTGAAATTGGAGCAGAGGAAGCTGAAGAAGTTGGAGTCGAACACTTGTTACG AGACATCAAAGACACTACAGTGGGCACTCTTTCCCAGCGTATCACAAACCAGGTCCATGGTTTGAAGGGACTGAACTCCAAGCTTCTGGATATCAGGAGCtacctggagaaagtggccacaggcaAGTTGCCCATCAACCACCAGATCATCTACCAGCTGCAGGACGTCTTCAATCTGCTGCCAGATGTCAGCCTGCAGGAGTTTGTCAAGGCATTTTACCTGAAGACCAACGACCAGATGGTGGTAGTGTACCTGGCCTCACTGATCCGTTCTGTGGTAGCCCTGCACAACCTAATCAACAACAAGATTGCCAACAGGGATGCAGAGAAGAAAgaagggcaagaaaaagaagagagcaaaaaggatagaaaagatgacaaagagaaagaaaaagataaggaaaagaGTGAtgtaaagaaagaagagaaaaaggagaaaaaatga